The following coding sequences lie in one Frigoribacterium sp. SL97 genomic window:
- a CDS encoding acetylxylan esterase, with translation MFTDLPEPALREYRSTQTDPDDFDEFWATTLAETRAHPLDLRVDRVDTGLTTVDVYDVTFAGWAGQPVRAWLRVPAGAEGPLPAVVQFVGYGGGRGAAVENLFWSSAGFAHLQMDTRGQGSGWSLGATPDPDGSGPAHPGVMTRGIDSRETYYYRRVFADAVRAVEAARGLDVVDASRVSVVGGSQGGGIALAVAGLVPDLAAVAAYVPFLCDFRRATVITDADPYKEIGRYLAVHRHRASSVHDVLAYFDGVNFARRATAPALFTTALMDPTCPPSTVFGAFHAYAGAADVTVWPYNGHEGGGFEDDLLALALFRGAGS, from the coding sequence ATGTTCACCGACCTGCCCGAACCCGCCCTGCGGGAGTACCGCAGCACCCAGACCGACCCCGACGACTTCGACGAGTTCTGGGCGACGACGCTCGCCGAGACGCGGGCGCACCCACTCGACCTGCGGGTGGATCGGGTCGACACGGGGCTGACGACGGTCGACGTGTACGACGTGACGTTCGCCGGATGGGCGGGTCAGCCCGTGCGGGCCTGGTTGCGCGTGCCCGCCGGGGCGGAGGGACCGTTGCCGGCGGTCGTGCAGTTCGTCGGCTACGGCGGCGGTCGCGGCGCCGCCGTCGAGAACCTCTTCTGGTCGTCGGCCGGTTTCGCTCACCTGCAGATGGACACCCGCGGCCAGGGCTCGGGGTGGAGCCTCGGCGCCACCCCCGACCCGGACGGCTCGGGTCCCGCTCACCCCGGCGTCATGACGCGGGGCATCGACTCGCGCGAGACCTACTACTACCGCCGGGTGTTCGCCGACGCCGTCCGCGCCGTCGAGGCCGCGCGCGGGCTCGACGTCGTCGACGCCTCCCGGGTGTCCGTCGTCGGCGGCAGCCAGGGCGGCGGCATCGCCCTCGCCGTCGCGGGACTCGTCCCCGACCTCGCCGCCGTCGCGGCGTACGTGCCGTTCCTCTGCGACTTCCGGCGCGCGACCGTCATCACCGACGCCGACCCGTACAAGGAGATCGGACGCTACCTGGCGGTCCACCGGCACCGCGCCTCCTCGGTGCACGACGTCCTCGCGTACTTCGACGGCGTCAACTTCGCGAGGCGGGCCACGGCCCCGGCCCTGTTCACGACGGCGCTGATGGACCCGACCTGCCCGCCGTCGACGGTGTTCGGCGCGTTCCACGCGTACGCCGGGGCGGCCGACGTCACGGTGTGGCCGTACAACGGGCACGAGGGCGGCGGGTTCGAGGACGACCTGCTGGCGCTCGCCCTGTTCCGCGGCGCCGGGTCCTGA
- a CDS encoding NADPH:quinone reductase, whose translation MKSIVYSETGPAPTVLQLVDRDLPEPAAGEVRVRVVFSGVNPTDWKSRAGGGPGESLPFPEVTPNQDGSGVVDAVGEGVTGLSVGDRVWTYLSAHQRPTGTAQEFTVLPASRVVPLPDGVGLDVGASLGVPAMTAHRALTVWEDGPSRLTPGSLDGAVVLVAGGAGAVGHAAIQLARWAGATVVTTISSDEKAALATAAGAHHVVNYRTDDAAARIREIAPAGVDVVVEVAISQNADLLADVVAHRASVAIYADNGGDTTTIPIRANMITNTRFQFVLLYTVGEEALQAAVEDVTAALRDGVLPVGEAAGLPLHTFPLADTAAAHEAVEGDVVGKVLIEVSAE comes from the coding sequence ATGAAGTCGATCGTGTACTCCGAGACCGGACCCGCCCCCACCGTGCTGCAGCTCGTCGACCGCGACCTGCCCGAACCCGCCGCCGGCGAGGTGCGGGTGCGCGTCGTGTTCTCGGGCGTCAACCCCACCGACTGGAAGTCCCGCGCAGGCGGTGGGCCCGGCGAGTCGCTGCCGTTCCCCGAGGTCACGCCCAACCAGGACGGCTCGGGCGTCGTCGACGCCGTCGGCGAGGGCGTCACCGGCCTCTCGGTCGGCGACCGCGTCTGGACCTACCTCTCGGCCCACCAGCGCCCCACCGGCACCGCGCAGGAGTTCACCGTCCTGCCCGCGTCCCGCGTCGTCCCGCTGCCCGACGGCGTCGGCCTGGACGTCGGTGCGAGCCTCGGCGTCCCCGCCATGACCGCCCACCGCGCGCTCACCGTGTGGGAGGACGGCCCGAGCCGCCTGACCCCCGGCAGCCTCGACGGCGCCGTCGTCCTCGTCGCCGGAGGCGCGGGTGCGGTCGGTCACGCCGCCATCCAGCTCGCCCGCTGGGCGGGGGCCACCGTCGTCACGACCATCAGCAGCGACGAGAAGGCCGCCCTGGCCACGGCCGCCGGCGCCCACCACGTCGTCAACTACCGCACGGACGACGCCGCCGCCCGCATCCGCGAGATCGCCCCCGCCGGCGTCGACGTCGTCGTCGAGGTCGCGATCTCGCAGAACGCCGACCTGCTGGCCGACGTCGTCGCCCACCGCGCCTCCGTGGCGATCTACGCCGACAACGGCGGCGACACGACGACCATCCCGATCCGGGCGAACATGATCACGAACACCCGGTTCCAGTTCGTCCTGCTCTACACCGTGGGCGAGGAGGCGCTGCAGGCCGCCGTCGAGGACGTCACCGCGGCCCTGCGCGACGGCGTGCTGCCGGTCGGCGAGGCCGCCGGCCTGCCGCTGCACACCTTCCCGCTCGCCGACACGGCCGCCGCCCACGAAGCCGTCGAGGGCGACGTGGTCGGCAAGGTGCTGATCGAGGTCTCCGCCGAGTAG
- a CDS encoding MBL fold metallo-hydrolase has protein sequence MTDATSRPAPPAPPVPLSPVQADAVRHGALPPVEEVRHGVWSVAFEFGDGVDDHSLGYVVEGSDGALTVIDPGWGVEANLDRLESALADVDHSLADVDLIAVTHLHADHLGGAEALRRASGARIALHAAEQRALGERPSDAAAADTDIARWGAPRDDQEALVASWGSGRHLPVLTADLLLGDGDVLPVAGRLLRAVHTPGHTAGHLCFVEPEQRLVFTGDHVLPRINPGIGLGGRTGENPLTDYLASLDRMVALDVAGPDALEVCPGHEYRFVGLRARAEALIAHRADRSRDAAAALDALDRPTVWQVAERMSWSGGIASLHGYRLGSALAQTEWHVQDLGRADELRAA, from the coding sequence GTGACCGACGCCACCAGCCGACCCGCGCCTCCTGCCCCTCCCGTCCCGCTCAGCCCCGTGCAGGCCGACGCCGTCCGTCACGGCGCGCTGCCGCCCGTGGAGGAGGTCCGGCACGGCGTCTGGTCGGTCGCGTTCGAGTTCGGCGACGGCGTCGACGACCACTCGCTGGGCTACGTCGTCGAGGGCTCCGACGGCGCCCTGACGGTCATCGACCCCGGGTGGGGAGTCGAGGCCAACCTCGACCGCCTCGAGAGCGCCCTCGCCGACGTCGACCACTCGCTGGCCGACGTCGACCTGATCGCCGTGACCCACCTGCACGCCGACCACCTGGGCGGAGCCGAGGCGCTGCGTCGGGCCTCCGGCGCCCGGATCGCCCTGCACGCCGCCGAGCAGCGCGCGCTGGGCGAACGGCCGTCCGACGCCGCGGCCGCCGACACCGACATCGCCCGGTGGGGCGCGCCCCGGGACGACCAGGAGGCGCTGGTCGCGTCGTGGGGGTCGGGTCGCCACCTGCCCGTGCTCACCGCCGACCTGCTGCTCGGCGACGGCGACGTGCTGCCCGTCGCGGGACGGCTGCTGCGGGCGGTGCACACCCCGGGCCACACGGCGGGCCACCTCTGCTTCGTCGAGCCCGAGCAGCGACTCGTCTTCACGGGCGACCACGTGCTGCCGCGGATCAACCCCGGCATCGGCCTCGGCGGGCGCACGGGAGAGAACCCGCTGACCGACTACCTCGCCTCGCTCGACCGCATGGTGGCGCTCGACGTCGCCGGCCCCGACGCCCTCGAGGTGTGCCCCGGCCACGAGTACCGCTTCGTCGGCCTCCGCGCACGGGCCGAGGCCCTGATCGCGCACCGCGCCGACCGCAGCCGTGACGCGGCCGCCGCCCTGGACGCGCTCGACCGGCCGACGGTGTGGCAGGTCGCCGAGCGGATGTCGTGGAGCGGCGGCATCGCCTCGTTGCACGGCTACCGGCTCGGCTCGGCCCTCGCACAGACCGAGTGGCACGTGCAGGACCTCGGCCGCGCCGACGAGCTGCGCGCCGCCTGA
- a CDS encoding recombinase family protein, which produces MDAGAGRRAAIYARISRDKKDEGRTIEGQLDLCRALARRHGLTVVAEYPEADGTGASEQSKAKERERYGAMLAAARDREFDTIIAYSDDRLTRRPLELEELIKLVDQTGLSIRTVRTENYDLSTTQGITLARILGAIAAGEARTISERQKVTFERNAYAGRPKRQRQRPFGWEDDAITIREEEAHHIRKAVEEIKGGASVASIAHGWNEAGIRTAVDPAQSKKEEKPAGQWEWSVVYRVLLGWRTAGVRTYRREPLYDAEGKLVMGAWAPIISLQDRDQALAMLSRLSRTKLRTGSWPLAGMLRCGECSKPLYGQLPSGSRGRALYGCKQGHVGISAGLLEQHLIRETVERAVRAHQAGASAEETQPKQPADWPDFVLLTAATEKIWELLEAYRASQLPASIVFPQVGELEKEQRELQKSLDAFLMEGAAPPSPLRRSTEALEWLLGVQGQFLRITPRQAKDGENQLWGAPAAAAAQGDDRTQELPYAASPEETEELNRLLRGELEMVVIKKGKAGRQSEAQFRSRIDPVWRK; this is translated from the coding sequence ATGGACGCGGGGGCTGGCAGGCGAGCAGCAATTTACGCCCGGATCAGCCGGGACAAGAAAGACGAAGGCAGAACCATCGAAGGGCAGCTCGACCTCTGTCGAGCGCTTGCCCGGAGGCACGGCCTAACTGTGGTCGCCGAATATCCCGAAGCAGACGGCACAGGAGCGTCCGAGCAGTCCAAGGCCAAGGAGCGTGAGCGGTACGGCGCCATGCTCGCGGCCGCCCGGGATCGCGAGTTCGACACCATCATCGCCTACTCAGACGATCGGCTTACCCGCAGGCCCCTCGAACTCGAAGAGCTAATCAAGCTTGTGGACCAGACCGGCCTCAGCATCCGCACGGTCAGGACGGAAAACTACGACCTTTCCACCACCCAAGGGATCACATTAGCTCGCATTCTCGGAGCCATCGCGGCGGGAGAGGCCCGGACGATCTCGGAGCGCCAGAAGGTCACATTCGAGCGCAACGCCTACGCCGGTCGGCCCAAGCGGCAGCGCCAGCGGCCGTTCGGCTGGGAAGACGATGCGATTACCATCCGCGAGGAGGAGGCGCACCACATTCGCAAGGCCGTCGAGGAGATCAAGGGCGGAGCGTCCGTCGCCAGCATTGCGCACGGCTGGAATGAGGCAGGAATACGAACTGCCGTAGACCCAGCTCAGTCGAAGAAGGAAGAGAAGCCCGCTGGTCAATGGGAATGGTCGGTGGTCTACCGCGTGCTGCTGGGTTGGCGTACCGCTGGCGTCCGCACCTACAGGCGCGAGCCTCTCTACGATGCCGAGGGCAAGCTCGTCATGGGGGCCTGGGCTCCGATCATCAGCCTCCAGGACCGAGATCAGGCGCTCGCCATGCTTAGTCGCCTCTCACGGACCAAGCTTCGGACTGGTAGCTGGCCACTCGCAGGAATGCTGCGCTGCGGCGAGTGCTCCAAGCCCCTCTACGGGCAGCTGCCTTCTGGTTCTCGGGGCAGAGCCCTCTACGGATGTAAGCAGGGCCATGTCGGCATCTCTGCGGGGCTCCTTGAACAGCATCTGATCCGGGAGACCGTCGAGCGCGCCGTTCGAGCCCATCAAGCTGGGGCCAGCGCCGAGGAGACTCAACCCAAACAGCCCGCCGACTGGCCAGATTTTGTCCTGCTCACTGCCGCGACCGAGAAAATCTGGGAGCTCTTGGAGGCGTATCGAGCCAGTCAGCTCCCCGCCAGCATCGTCTTCCCTCAAGTTGGCGAGCTGGAGAAGGAACAACGAGAACTCCAGAAAAGCCTGGACGCGTTCCTCATGGAGGGTGCGGCACCTCCCAGCCCACTGAGGAGAAGCACCGAGGCTCTGGAATGGCTCCTGGGTGTTCAGGGGCAGTTCCTCCGGATCACTCCGCGACAGGCCAAGGATGGCGAGAATCAGCTCTGGGGCGCTCCCGCCGCCGCTGCGGCCCAGGGAGACGACCGGACTCAGGAGCTGCCCTACGCGGCAAGTCCCGAGGAGACCGAAGAACTCAACCGGCTTCTGCGTGGCGAGCTTGAGATGGTGGTCATAAAGAAGGGCAAGGCGGGCCGACAGAGCGAGGCCCAGTTCAGATCTCGCATCGATCCCGTCTGGCGTAAGTAA
- a CDS encoding heme-degrading domain-containing protein, giving the protein MTDDTLLQTLIEQEERLVFRRFTLDVALDLGAHLLAEARRRDLAVAVTVRHGRQRAFHAALPGSSLDNDEWLDRKARVVERYGQGSYRVGESFRVQGGTFDEKSRLDTGLYAAHGGLFPVRVTGVGVVGSAGVSGLPQADDHAFVVDVIEDFLDHGYDA; this is encoded by the coding sequence ATGACCGACGACACCCTGCTCCAGACCCTCATCGAACAAGAAGAGCGCCTCGTCTTCCGGCGGTTCACCCTCGACGTCGCCCTCGACCTGGGCGCGCACCTCCTGGCCGAGGCCCGACGCCGCGACCTCGCCGTCGCGGTCACCGTGCGGCACGGTCGGCAGCGGGCGTTCCACGCGGCCCTGCCCGGAAGCAGCCTCGACAACGACGAGTGGCTCGACCGCAAGGCCCGCGTGGTCGAGCGCTACGGGCAGGGTTCGTACCGGGTGGGCGAGTCGTTCCGGGTGCAGGGCGGCACGTTCGACGAGAAGTCGCGCCTCGACACCGGCCTCTACGCGGCGCACGGCGGGCTGTTCCCCGTGCGGGTCACGGGCGTCGGCGTCGTCGGCTCGGCCGGCGTCTCCGGCCTGCCGCAGGCCGACGACCACGCGTTCGTCGTCGACGTGATCGAGGACTTCCTCGACCACGGCTACGACGCCTGA
- a CDS encoding helix-turn-helix transcriptional regulator, with the protein MNETRIVDLRTQMGWTQERLADASGVTVRTVQRLEAGNDGSLDTLSRVAKAFGVPVRDLFVTVTEDDYGRSVTALDERTTRQQDRRGRVEEGFRALYYGVGVLFTITVVVAVATDVAPNVVIFSIPAYWIAGWLLSMFLFLVVLSPRLDRAYPLSRAATDEATSG; encoded by the coding sequence ATGAACGAGACACGGATCGTCGATCTCCGGACCCAGATGGGTTGGACCCAGGAACGCCTCGCAGACGCGAGCGGCGTGACCGTCCGCACCGTCCAGAGGCTCGAGGCGGGCAATGACGGGAGCCTCGACACGCTGTCGCGGGTGGCGAAGGCCTTCGGCGTACCAGTCCGTGACCTCTTCGTCACCGTCACCGAGGACGACTACGGCCGCTCGGTCACCGCTCTCGACGAGCGGACGACTCGCCAGCAGGATCGGCGAGGCCGGGTCGAGGAGGGCTTCCGAGCCCTGTACTACGGCGTGGGCGTGCTCTTCACGATCACCGTGGTCGTCGCAGTCGCCACCGACGTCGCGCCGAACGTCGTGATCTTCTCGATTCCCGCCTACTGGATCGCCGGGTGGTTGCTGTCGATGTTCTTGTTCCTCGTCGTCCTCAGCCCCCGCCTGGACCGCGCCTATCCCCTCTCCCGTGCCGCCACGGATGAGGCGACGAGCGGGTAG
- a CDS encoding DUF427 domain-containing protein, whose amino-acid sequence MPAFRRPSRPSHPVRVEPGPGQESVWDYPRPPRVEPRTERVVVRLGGVVVADTTAAIRVLETSHPPVYYLPRSDFAAGALSRAEGRSLCEFKGQAGYLDVTGGGVVARRAGWSYAEPWPGYESLVHHVALYPGAMDSCEIDGEVVQAQEGDFYGGWITANLVGPFKGAPGTMGW is encoded by the coding sequence ATGCCCGCCTTCCGCCGCCCCTCCCGTCCGTCCCACCCCGTCCGCGTCGAGCCCGGTCCCGGGCAGGAGTCCGTGTGGGACTACCCCCGCCCGCCGCGCGTCGAGCCCCGCACCGAGCGCGTCGTCGTCCGTCTCGGCGGAGTCGTGGTGGCCGACACGACGGCCGCGATCCGCGTGCTCGAGACGAGCCACCCGCCCGTCTACTACCTGCCCCGCTCGGACTTCGCCGCAGGAGCCCTGTCGCGCGCCGAGGGACGCAGCCTCTGCGAGTTCAAGGGCCAGGCCGGCTACCTCGACGTGACCGGCGGGGGAGTCGTCGCGCGCCGCGCCGGCTGGTCCTACGCCGAGCCCTGGCCCGGCTACGAGTCCCTCGTCCACCACGTCGCGCTGTACCCGGGCGCCATGGACTCCTGCGAGATCGACGGCGAGGTGGTCCAGGCGCAGGAGGGCGACTTCTACGGCGGCTGGATCACCGCGAACCTGGTCGGTCCGTTCAAGGGCGCACCGGGCACGATGGGCTGGTAG
- a CDS encoding MFS transporter has protein sequence MGTPPTPARETRPDRPTRASGRRRPRRLRVDDVTVVDPAMMKRAIGGTVVGNTMEWYDVGVYGYLAVTMGRVFLPEADPSLQILFSLGVFASTYVARPLGGVVFGRLGDRVGRQKVLATTLILMAGATFLIGVLPDFAAIGALAPIALVVLKLLQGFSTGGEYAGATTFVSEYAPDKRRGFFASILDLGSYLGFALGAAVVSVLQLLTTEQQMLDWAWRLPFLLAGVLGVVAIYFRLKIEESPAFQATQDAQENKVGEIADAQGRPRNTLALVRQHWRPIVIAIGLVAASNTVGYALTSYMPTYLTDSLGYDPLHGTLLTIPVLVLLALLLPVAGRLSDRIGRRPVMWLGAASVLLLALPAFLLIGVGSIATTLAGLSLLAVSVALWVSSQASSLPALFPTASRYGAMGVSYNVAIAVFGGTTPLIIQALLQATGNELVPAFFLMATSLVGAVAVWFMKESSQRPLPGSMPSVATEAEAHELVETQDANPNIDLGDLPFLDAEPAQIVDPTEPDEPATTTASVASPSRGTAR, from the coding sequence ATGGGAACCCCACCCACCCCTGCCCGCGAGACCCGTCCCGACCGCCCGACCCGCGCCTCCGGACGGAGGCGCCCGCGGCGTCTGCGCGTCGACGACGTCACCGTCGTCGACCCGGCGATGATGAAGCGCGCCATCGGCGGCACCGTCGTCGGCAACACCATGGAGTGGTACGACGTCGGCGTCTACGGCTACCTCGCCGTCACGATGGGCCGGGTCTTCCTGCCCGAGGCCGACCCGTCGCTGCAGATCCTCTTCAGCCTCGGCGTCTTCGCCTCGACCTACGTCGCGCGTCCGCTCGGCGGGGTCGTCTTCGGCCGCCTCGGCGACCGGGTCGGACGTCAGAAGGTGCTCGCGACCACGCTCATCCTGATGGCGGGCGCGACCTTCCTGATCGGCGTGCTGCCCGACTTCGCCGCGATCGGCGCCCTCGCCCCGATCGCCCTCGTCGTGCTCAAGCTGCTGCAGGGCTTCTCGACCGGTGGTGAGTACGCCGGGGCGACGACGTTCGTCAGCGAGTACGCACCCGACAAACGGCGCGGGTTCTTCGCGAGCATCCTCGACCTCGGCAGCTACCTGGGCTTCGCGCTCGGCGCCGCGGTCGTGTCGGTGCTGCAGCTGCTGACCACCGAGCAGCAGATGCTCGACTGGGCCTGGCGGCTGCCCTTCCTGCTGGCCGGCGTGCTCGGCGTCGTCGCCATCTACTTCCGCCTGAAGATCGAGGAATCGCCCGCGTTCCAGGCGACACAGGACGCTCAAGAGAACAAGGTCGGCGAGATCGCCGACGCGCAGGGCCGTCCGCGCAACACCCTCGCCCTCGTCCGGCAGCACTGGCGTCCGATCGTCATCGCGATCGGCCTCGTCGCCGCCTCCAACACCGTCGGCTACGCGCTGACCAGCTACATGCCGACCTACCTGACCGACTCGCTCGGCTACGACCCGCTGCACGGCACGCTGCTGACCATCCCGGTGCTCGTGCTGCTCGCCCTGCTGCTGCCCGTCGCCGGGCGCCTCAGCGACCGCATCGGTCGACGTCCCGTCATGTGGCTCGGTGCCGCATCGGTGCTGCTGCTCGCCCTGCCCGCGTTCCTCCTGATCGGCGTCGGCAGCATCGCGACGACCCTCGCCGGGCTGTCGCTGCTCGCCGTGAGCGTCGCGCTCTGGGTGTCGAGCCAGGCGTCGTCGCTGCCCGCGCTCTTCCCGACCGCGAGCCGCTACGGCGCGATGGGCGTGTCGTACAACGTCGCGATCGCCGTGTTCGGCGGGACGACGCCCCTGATCATCCAGGCGCTGCTGCAGGCGACCGGCAACGAGCTCGTGCCGGCGTTCTTCCTGATGGCGACCTCGCTGGTCGGAGCCGTCGCGGTGTGGTTCATGAAGGAGTCGTCGCAGCGCCCGCTGCCCGGCTCGATGCCGAGCGTGGCCACCGAGGCCGAGGCGCACGAGCTCGTCGAGACGCAGGACGCCAACCCGAACATCGACCTCGGCGACCTGCCCTTCCTCGACGCAGAGCCCGCCCAGATCGTCGACCCCACCGAGCCTGACGAGCCCGCGACGACGACCGCGTCCGTTGCGTCGCCCTCGCGGGGGACCGCGCGCTAG
- a CDS encoding patatin-like phospholipase family protein, with amino-acid sequence MSTTTTTTPTRTALVLGGGGITGIAWELGVLSRLLEAGVPVDEADLVVGTSAGSVVGTMVRLGRVDEGLREQFEAVTELPSGSIDPEVFQQTLGQALAGATDQQEARARIGALARETPVVADEPELVTAMRERFGGVAWPDAALTVCTVDATDGSFRPLDAGSGVDLYRAVAASCSVPVVWPTVDVDGRPTMDGGVRSGTNADLADDYDRVLVLSCGPELDVSPLGPTLPQVVEARRTAGRDVLVVQADAESLQAFGTDVLATTTRRPAAEAGRRQAEAVLDDVRAFWAGGVA; translated from the coding sequence ATGAGCACGACCACGACCACGACCCCCACCCGCACCGCCCTCGTCCTGGGCGGTGGCGGCATCACCGGCATCGCCTGGGAGCTCGGCGTGCTGTCGAGGTTGCTCGAGGCGGGCGTGCCCGTGGACGAGGCCGACCTCGTCGTCGGCACCTCGGCCGGATCGGTCGTCGGGACGATGGTGCGGCTCGGCCGCGTGGACGAGGGCCTGCGGGAGCAATTCGAGGCCGTGACCGAGCTTCCGTCGGGCTCGATCGACCCCGAGGTGTTCCAGCAGACCCTCGGGCAGGCCCTCGCCGGGGCGACCGACCAGCAGGAGGCGCGGGCCCGCATCGGCGCCCTGGCGCGCGAGACGCCCGTGGTCGCGGACGAACCCGAACTCGTCACGGCCATGCGGGAGCGCTTCGGAGGCGTGGCCTGGCCCGACGCCGCCCTGACCGTCTGCACCGTGGACGCCACCGACGGCTCGTTCCGTCCGCTGGACGCGGGCTCGGGCGTCGACCTGTACCGGGCCGTGGCCGCGAGCTGCTCGGTGCCCGTCGTCTGGCCCACCGTCGACGTCGACGGCCGCCCGACCATGGACGGCGGCGTGCGCTCGGGCACCAACGCCGACCTCGCCGACGACTACGACCGGGTGCTCGTGCTGTCGTGCGGACCCGAGCTCGACGTCTCGCCGCTCGGGCCCACGCTGCCGCAGGTCGTCGAGGCGCGCCGCACCGCCGGCCGGGACGTCCTGGTCGTCCAGGCGGACGCCGAGTCCCTGCAGGCGTTCGGCACCGACGTCCTCGCGACGACCACCCGCCGCCCCGCGGCGGAGGCCGGCCGCCGACAGGCCGAGGCCGTGCTCGACGACGTCCGAGCCTTCTGGGCGGGCGGGGTCGCCTGA
- a CDS encoding glycosyltransferase — MTTASSPLRIALVSLHTSPGAEPGSGDVGGMNVVVRNQAEALGAAGHEVEILTRRSSPDEPASLVLAPGVTLRFLDAGPAEPVTKGRNELYVDEFRDRLAELGPWDVVHSHHWFSGMAALPVARALGVPHLQSFHSIAAHDSTPLSHGERAESPGRIAGEERLARESDAVVAISHAEAGTVTSRLGGSPDRVHVVLPGVDGELFHPAEAGRTAPGRPYVVVAGRLEPLKAPDLALRAVAAVPAEVRPDLVIAGGASTEFAGYESELSALSDDLDLTVHFLGPRSRPGLAALLRDAALVLVPSHSETYGLIALEAAASGVPVIAAASGGLRESVVDGVTGIVLPQRDPQAWARAMTQVLADAGLRDRLSRASRSHALDHPWSRSADDLVGVYCGSLARQGSPCAAASA, encoded by the coding sequence GTGACCACCGCCTCCTCCCCGCTCCGCATCGCCCTCGTGTCGTTGCACACGTCTCCCGGTGCCGAGCCCGGGTCGGGCGACGTCGGCGGCATGAACGTCGTCGTCCGCAACCAGGCCGAGGCGCTCGGCGCCGCGGGCCACGAGGTCGAGATCCTGACCCGCCGGTCCTCGCCCGACGAGCCGGCGAGCCTGGTCCTCGCCCCCGGCGTCACGCTGCGGTTCCTCGACGCCGGCCCGGCCGAACCGGTCACGAAGGGGCGCAACGAGCTCTACGTCGACGAGTTCCGCGACCGGCTCGCCGAGCTCGGCCCGTGGGACGTCGTCCACTCGCACCACTGGTTCTCGGGCATGGCCGCGCTTCCCGTGGCCCGTGCCCTCGGCGTGCCCCACCTGCAGAGCTTCCACTCGATCGCCGCCCACGACTCCACCCCCCTCTCACACGGCGAACGCGCCGAGTCCCCCGGCAGGATCGCCGGCGAAGAACGGCTCGCCCGCGAGTCCGACGCCGTCGTCGCGATCAGCCACGCCGAGGCCGGGACCGTCACCTCCCGTCTCGGCGGCTCGCCCGACCGCGTCCACGTCGTGCTGCCGGGCGTCGACGGCGAGCTCTTCCACCCGGCCGAGGCGGGCCGGACCGCCCCGGGCCGCCCGTACGTCGTCGTGGCGGGGCGACTCGAACCGCTCAAGGCACCCGACCTCGCCCTGCGCGCGGTGGCGGCGGTCCCCGCCGAGGTGCGCCCCGACCTCGTCATCGCCGGAGGCGCCTCGACCGAGTTCGCCGGGTACGAGTCCGAGTTGAGCGCCCTGAGCGACGACCTCGACCTCACCGTGCACTTCCTGGGCCCGCGGTCACGGCCCGGCCTCGCCGCACTGCTGCGCGACGCAGCCCTCGTGCTCGTGCCCTCCCACTCCGAGACCTACGGGCTCATCGCTCTCGAGGCCGCGGCCAGCGGGGTCCCGGTGATCGCCGCGGCGTCGGGCGGCCTCCGCGAATCGGTGGTCGACGGCGTCACGGGCATCGTGCTGCCGCAGCGCGACCCGCAGGCCTGGGCCCGGGCGATGACGCAGGTGCTCGCGGACGCCGGGCTGCGCGACCGGCTCTCGCGCGCCTCCCGGTCCCACGCCCTCGACCACCCGTGGTCGCGTTCGGCCGACGACCTCGTGGGCGTCTACTGCGGGTCGCTCGCCCGCCAGGGGTCGCCCTGCGCCGCGGCCTCGGCCTGA